In Sulfuritortus calidifontis, the sequence TCGGCGTCGAGCCGGCTGCGTAGGCTGCGGTTGGCGCCGACGCCGCCGGCCACCACCAGCCGCTGCAGCCCCGTCTGTTTCAGGGCCGCCAGGCACTTGGCGGCCAGCACCTCCACCGCGGCCGCCTGGAAGCCGGCGGCGATGTCGGCCGCCGCGGCCATGCCTTCCTTGCGTACCAGGGTGAGGGCCGCGGTCTTGAGTCCGGCGAAGCTGAAGTCCAGGTTGTGGCTGTTGAGCATGGGCCGGGGCAGCTTGAACCGATAGGCGTCGCCCTGCTCGGCCAGCTTGGACAGGGCCGGGCCGCCGGGATAGCCCAGGCCCAGCAGTTGCGCGGTCTTGTCGAAGGCCTCGCCGGCGGCGTCGTCCACGGTCTCGCCCAGGAGTTCATAGCGGCCGACCCCGTCCACCCGCATCAGCTGGGTATGGCCGCCGGAGACCAGCAGGGCGACGAAGGGGAACTCGGGCCGCGGCTCGGAGAGCAGGGGCGAGAGCAGATGGCCTTCCAGGTGATGGATGCCGATGGTCGGCTTGCCCAGGGCCAGGGCGAGGCCGCTGGCGATGCTGGCGCCGACCAAGAGGGCGCCGGCCAGGCCCGGACCCTGGGTGTAGGCGATCGCGTCGATGTCGGCCAGCTCGACCCGGGCCTCGGTCAGCACGAGCTTGAGCAGGGGCAGGGCCCGGCGGATGTGGTCGCGCGAGGCCAGCTCCGGCACCACGCCGCCATATTCGGCGTGCATGGCGACCTGGGAGTGCAGGGCGTGGGCCAGCAGGCCGGCCTCGGTGTCGTACAGGGCCAGCCCGGTCTCGTCGCAGGAGGATTCGATGCCGAGGACACGCATTGGCTTAGGGCGGGGGTCAAAAAAAACCGTATTTTGCCTTGATCGAATCGCCCAAGTGGATATAATTCACGGTCTTTTTTACCGCCTTAGGTGTTTTTCACATGCCGAGTGTACGCGTTAGGGAAAACGAGCCGTTTGAAGTCGCCATGCGCCGCTTCAAGCGCACCATCGAGAAGACCGGTCTGCTGACCGAGCTGCGCGCCCGTGAGTTCTACGAGAAGCCGACCCAGGAGCGCAAGCGCAAGCTGGCCGCCGCGGTCAAGCGCCATCACAAGCGCCTGCGCAGCCAGACCCTCCCGCCCAAACTGTACTGATTTCGTTCCGTTGGCATCGACATGTCCCTCAAAGAGCGCATCAATGAGGACATGAAGGCCGCCATGCGGGCCAAGCAGGCCGAGCGCCTGTCGACGGTGCGCCTGCTCCTGGCGGCGATCAAGCAGAAAGAGATCGACGAGCGCATCGCGCTCGACGACGCCGGGGTCACTGCGGTCATCGACA encodes:
- the tsaD gene encoding tRNA (adenosine(37)-N6)-threonylcarbamoyltransferase complex transferase subunit TsaD, producing the protein MRVLGIESSCDETGLALYDTEAGLLAHALHSQVAMHAEYGGVVPELASRDHIRRALPLLKLVLTEARVELADIDAIAYTQGPGLAGALLVGASIASGLALALGKPTIGIHHLEGHLLSPLLSEPRPEFPFVALLVSGGHTQLMRVDGVGRYELLGETVDDAAGEAFDKTAQLLGLGYPGGPALSKLAEQGDAYRFKLPRPMLNSHNLDFSFAGLKTAALTLVRKEGMAAAADIAAGFQAAAVEVLAAKCLAALKQTGLQRLVVAGGVGANRSLRSRLDAEAEQKRFAVFYPPLALCTDNGAMIAFAGAMRLAEARSRDGRFTVKPRWDLGSLSAPRA
- the rpsU gene encoding 30S ribosomal protein S21, yielding MPSVRVRENEPFEVAMRRFKRTIEKTGLLTELRAREFYEKPTQERKRKLAAAVKRHHKRLRSQTLPPKLY